In Zea mays cultivar B73 chromosome 7, Zm-B73-REFERENCE-NAM-5.0, whole genome shotgun sequence, the following proteins share a genomic window:
- the LOC100382959 gene encoding uncharacterized protein isoform X4: MTSPLFCCQSSFGHDSHWCLINVKTLYYKGLSFYTTEEEFKDIFSPFGTVEEARLMRDHQTGRMKGFGFVKYSSQAEAEKAVKAMDGKILRGRLIFVEMAKGHESK; encoded by the exons ATGACTTCACCTTTATTTTGCTGTCAATCGAGTTTCGGACATGATTCTCATTGGTGCTTGATTAATGTGAAAACATTATATTATAAAG GATTATCATTCTATACGACAGAGGAAGAATTCAAAGATATTTTTTCACCATTTGGCACCGTAGAGGAAG CTCGACTTATGAGAGACCACCAAACTGGAAGGATGAAGGGATTTGGTTTTGTCAAATATTCATCGCAAGCAGAGGCAGAGAAAGCTGTCAAGGCAATGGATGGCAAG ATTCTACGTGGAAGATTGATCTTTGTGGAGATGGCAAAAGGACACGAAAGCAAGTAG
- the LOC100193469 gene encoding uncharacterized protein isoform X2, whose translation MASSEVAVHILDHLFKKLNEVCLLEDGEGEPFHMLLVIFTGSLLPYLQCLDSWLYDGILDDPYEEMFFYANNAVTIDQPSFWEMSYMLRVRGSRVDSSTTLTESESIKKKGSSNKESTTAGACLKVNNQGCVYILCPTFLKDVARAIVSAGKSFQLVEHVQDVHQIQTHKSTHRSNLYQDTNCSGQQKFWPDMSNLRIHDGPPRNKDALEVSTSQFGNDSREMGLLTLSEIFLICISGLLENGDHVYEYLRTLHADNVPNNNAFMENESNLKETEGTCTGNIIEKTWVKLLKDATSGRKCNGMEETIHAVIDKAGFASGCPKDASSNVVEGVFTLSCYENPAITACREVLMRNPASWSELNISESFHLPPLNDGNMRRAIFADGHSAGTSTDYKFGFQFDDLEHVRQEDDRRTLEDLYAFPTLLPCAKENALLSEILPMQKDSTLASRVLKFIQNMSMKDPLQPVGIIQECLSKCIKRQVDLIGNQILCKLMGEWRLMDELFVLRAIYLLGSGDMLQQFLITIFDKLDRGNSWDDDFELNNLLQESIRNSADKMLLTAPDSLVVSLAKYDTHNGEEGISTSKKGRALGFGIDALDMLNFTYKVSWPLDLIINTEALKKYNQVMGFLLKVKRAKFVLDETRKWMWKARGRTAHNFKQHLIVAQKLLHFVDAFHQYVMDRVYHSAWTELCDGMTAATTLDEVMEVHEAYLSSIQRQCFVASDKLWALIASRVKTILGLALDFHNVEQTLSTGGTASAVRTRCEMEIDRIEKQFDECVIFLLRILSFKLNVGHFPHLADLVTRINYNHYFMSDSGSFSAIPGSRPR comes from the exons ATGGCATCTAGTGAAGTTGCAGTTCATATTCTTGACCATCTCTTCAAGAAGTTAAATGAAGTATGTCTTCTGGAAGATGGCGAG GGTGAACCATTTCATATGCTGCTAGTGATATTTACTGGAAGTTTATTACCTTATCTTCAATGTCTTGATTCCTGGCTATATGATGGTATCCTTGATGACCCTTATGAAGAG ATGTTCTTTTATGCAAATAATGCGGTTACAATAGATCAGCCGTCATTCTGGGAAATGAGCTATATGCTTAGAGTAAGAGGTTCAAGAGTTGACAGTTCAACAACTTTAACTGAGAGCGAATCTATCAAGAAAAAAGGATCAAGCAATAAGGAATCTACTACTGCAGGAGCTTGCTTGAAAGTGAACAATCAAGGTTGTGTGTATATATTATGCCCAACATTTTTGAAGGATGTTGCGAGGGCCATTGTATCTGCGGGAAAATCCTTTCAACTTGTCGAACATGTTCAAGACGTACATCAGATTCAAACTCACAAAAGTACACATCGGTCCAATTTGTATCAAGATACTAATTGCAGTGGTCAACAGAAATTTTGGCCAGATATGTCAAATTTAAGAATCCATGATGGTCCTCCAAGAAATAAAGATGCTCTTGAAGTATCCACAAGTCAGTTTGGGAATGATTCTCGTGAAATGGGACTCCTAACCTTGTCTGAGATCTTCTTGATATGCATATCTGGTCTGTTAGAAAATGGTGACCATGTATATGAGTACTTAAGAACACTGCATGCTGATAATGTTCCAAATAACAATGCTTTTATGGAAAATGAGAGCAACTTGAAAGAAACAGAGGGTACATGCACAGGGAACATCATTGAGAAGACTTGGGTAAAGCTCCTAAAGGATGCTACATCAGGAAGGAAATGTAATGGCATGGAGGAGACCATACATGCTGTTATAGATAAGGCAGGATTTGCCTCTGGTTGCCCCAAAGATGCATCTTCCAATGTCGTAGAAGGGGTTTTCACTTTATCTTGTTACGAAAACCCAGCTATCACTGCTTGCAGAGAAGTGCTAATGAGGAACCCAGCTTCTTGGAGTGAACTGAATATATCTGAAAGTTTTCATCTCCCTCCACTGAATGATGGGAACATGCGAAGAGCTATATTTGCTGATGGGCATTCTGCAGGAACTAGCACTGATTATAAGTTTGGTTTCCAGTTTGATGATCTGGAACATGTCCGCCAAGAAGATGACAGAAGGACCTTGGAGGACCTTTACGCATTTCCAACCCTTCTTCCTTGCGCAAAA GAAAATGCGCTGCTGTCAGAAATTTTACCTATGCAGAAAGATAGTACACTAGCATCGAGAGTTTTGAAGTTTATTCAGAATATGAGCATGAAAGATCCCCTTCAGCCAGTGGGTATCATCCAAGAATGCCTTTCCAAATGTATAAAGAGACAG GTCGATCTCATAGGCAATCAAATCCTGTGCAAGCTAATGGGTGAATGGAGATTAATGGATGAACTGTTTGTGTTACGTGCTATTTATTTGCTAGGATCAG GTGACATGTTGCAGCAGTTTCTGATAACAATTTTTGATAAGCTTGATAGAGGGAATTCCTGGGATGACGACTTTGAGTTGAATAATTTATTGCAG GAATCCATAAGAAACTCAGCTGACAAAATGCTCCTGACAGCACCAGATTCTTTGGTTGTTTCATTAGCAAAATATGACACACACAATGGTGAGGAAGGTATATCAACTTCCAAAAAAGGTCGTGCACTTGGTTTTGGCATTGATGCCCTTGACATGCTGAATTTTACATATAAG GTGTCTTGGCCTCTTGATCTAATTATTAATACAGAGGCACTGAAGAAGTATAATCAG GTAATGGGATTCTTACTGAAGGTCAAACGAGCAAAGTTCGTTTTGGATGAAACACGAAAGTGGATGTGGAAG GCCAGAGGCAGGACCGCGCACAATTTCAAACAACACCTAATAGTGGCACAGAAGCTCCTCCATTTTGTCGATGCATTTCATCAGTATGTCATGGACCGA GTTTATCATAGTGCATGGACTGAGCTTTGTGATGGCATGACGGCTGCTACCACACTGGATGAAGTCATGGAAGTTCACGAGGCATATCTCTCTTCTATTCAACGACAATGCTTTGTGGCCTCTGATAAGCTG TGGGCCCTCATTGCCAGTCGAGTTAAGACTATTCTTGGATTGGCACTGGACTTCCACAATGTAGAACAAACTCTCAGTACCGGTGGGACGGCTTCAGCTGTGAGGACACGATGCGAGATGGAAATCGACCGGATTGAGAAGCAATTTGATGAGTGTGTCATATTTCTCCTGAGG ATCCTATCTTTCAAGCTCAATGTGGGTCATTTCCCCCATCTTGCCGATCTAGTTACAAGGATCAATTACAATCACTATTTCATGTCTGATAGTGGGAGCTTCTCTGCTATTCCTGGGTCCCGGCCACGGTAG
- the LOC100193469 gene encoding uncharacterized protein LOC100193469 produces MVLPRRTPELLEADEAQSFVHKLQLSVSGGLPHAVPVPGLRTEEHELVKAVFQVLQGFETSWFYWDSDVPWYREKAGIYVAHLSLTGLRSLLSPFLFTATCLKQVELFVGKVRMQHHKIPTLDAFASSVDSWLKRLRKAALKEEEQQFVSVNKTITLLGLTDSLSSLRSGAEHLSQVLHGAVPDGFWDSGAHMASSEVAVHILDHLFKKLNEVCLLEDGEGEPFHMLLVIFTGSLLPYLQCLDSWLYDGILDDPYEEMFFYANNAVTIDQPSFWEMSYMLRVRGSRVDSSTTLTESESIKKKGSSNKESTTAGACLKVNNQGCVYILCPTFLKDVARAIVSAGKSFQLVEHVQDVHQIQTHKSTHRSNLYQDTNCSGQQKFWPDMSNLRIHDGPPRNKDALEVSTSQFGNDSREMGLLTLSEIFLICISGLLENGDHVYEYLRTLHADNVPNNNAFMENESNLKETEGTCTGNIIEKTWVKLLKDATSGRKCNGMEETIHAVIDKAGFASGCPKDASSNVVEGVFTLSCYENPAITACREVLMRNPASWSELNISESFHLPPLNDGNMRRAIFADGHSAGTSTDYKFGFQFDDLEHVRQEDDRRTLEDLYAFPTLLPCAKENALLSEILPMQKDSTLASRVLKFIQNMSMKDPLQPVGIIQECLSKCIKRQVDLIGNQILCKLMGEWRLMDELFVLRAIYLLGSGDMLQQFLITIFDKLDRGNSWDDDFELNNLLQESIRNSADKMLLTAPDSLVVSLAKYDTHNGEEGISTSKKGRALGFGIDALDMLNFTYKVSWPLDLIINTEALKKYNQVMGFLLKVKRAKFVLDETRKWMWKARGRTAHNFKQHLIVAQKLLHFVDAFHQYVMDRVYHSAWTELCDGMTAATTLDEVMEVHEAYLSSIQRQCFVASDKLWALIASRVKTILGLALDFHNVEQTLSTGGTASAVRTRCEMEIDRIEKQFDECVIFLLRILSFKLNVGHFPHLADLVTRINYNHYFMSDSGSFSAIPGSRPR; encoded by the exons ATGGTTCTGCCTCGTCGAACCCCAGAACTGCTGGAGGCCGATGAAGCCCAAAGCTTTGTGCATAAGCTTCAGCTCAGTGTCTCGGGGGGCCTTCCTCATGCTGTGCCAGTGCCAGGCTTGAGAACAGAAGAACATGAGCTG GTTAAAGCTGTTTTCCAGGTGCTGCAAGGCTTCGAGACGTCCTGGTTCTATTGGGACAGTGATGTGCCTTGGTACCGTGAGAAAGCGGGGATATATGTGGCTCACTTGTCACTGACGGGTCTTAGGTCTTTGTTGAGTCCATTCCTGTTCACGGCAACATGCTTAAAGCAAGTAGAGCTTTTTGTTGGGAAGGTTAGGATGCAACATCACAAGATTCCGACGTTGGATGCGTTCGCTAGCTCGGTTGATTCTTGGCTTAAG AGGCTCCGCAAAGCAGCTCTGAAGGAGGAAGAACAGCAATTTGTTTCAGTCAACAAGACTATAACTCTGCTGGGATTAACTGATTCATTGTCAAG TTTACGTTCTGGAGCAGAACATTTGTCTCAAGTTTTGCATGGAGCTGTGCCAGATGGCTTTTGGGATTCTGGTGCACATATGGCATCTAGTGAAGTTGCAGTTCATATTCTTGACCATCTCTTCAAGAAGTTAAATGAAGTATGTCTTCTGGAAGATGGCGAG GGTGAACCATTTCATATGCTGCTAGTGATATTTACTGGAAGTTTATTACCTTATCTTCAATGTCTTGATTCCTGGCTATATGATGGTATCCTTGATGACCCTTATGAAGAG ATGTTCTTTTATGCAAATAATGCGGTTACAATAGATCAGCCGTCATTCTGGGAAATGAGCTATATGCTTAGAGTAAGAGGTTCAAGAGTTGACAGTTCAACAACTTTAACTGAGAGCGAATCTATCAAGAAAAAAGGATCAAGCAATAAGGAATCTACTACTGCAGGAGCTTGCTTGAAAGTGAACAATCAAGGTTGTGTGTATATATTATGCCCAACATTTTTGAAGGATGTTGCGAGGGCCATTGTATCTGCGGGAAAATCCTTTCAACTTGTCGAACATGTTCAAGACGTACATCAGATTCAAACTCACAAAAGTACACATCGGTCCAATTTGTATCAAGATACTAATTGCAGTGGTCAACAGAAATTTTGGCCAGATATGTCAAATTTAAGAATCCATGATGGTCCTCCAAGAAATAAAGATGCTCTTGAAGTATCCACAAGTCAGTTTGGGAATGATTCTCGTGAAATGGGACTCCTAACCTTGTCTGAGATCTTCTTGATATGCATATCTGGTCTGTTAGAAAATGGTGACCATGTATATGAGTACTTAAGAACACTGCATGCTGATAATGTTCCAAATAACAATGCTTTTATGGAAAATGAGAGCAACTTGAAAGAAACAGAGGGTACATGCACAGGGAACATCATTGAGAAGACTTGGGTAAAGCTCCTAAAGGATGCTACATCAGGAAGGAAATGTAATGGCATGGAGGAGACCATACATGCTGTTATAGATAAGGCAGGATTTGCCTCTGGTTGCCCCAAAGATGCATCTTCCAATGTCGTAGAAGGGGTTTTCACTTTATCTTGTTACGAAAACCCAGCTATCACTGCTTGCAGAGAAGTGCTAATGAGGAACCCAGCTTCTTGGAGTGAACTGAATATATCTGAAAGTTTTCATCTCCCTCCACTGAATGATGGGAACATGCGAAGAGCTATATTTGCTGATGGGCATTCTGCAGGAACTAGCACTGATTATAAGTTTGGTTTCCAGTTTGATGATCTGGAACATGTCCGCCAAGAAGATGACAGAAGGACCTTGGAGGACCTTTACGCATTTCCAACCCTTCTTCCTTGCGCAAAA GAAAATGCGCTGCTGTCAGAAATTTTACCTATGCAGAAAGATAGTACACTAGCATCGAGAGTTTTGAAGTTTATTCAGAATATGAGCATGAAAGATCCCCTTCAGCCAGTGGGTATCATCCAAGAATGCCTTTCCAAATGTATAAAGAGACAG GTCGATCTCATAGGCAATCAAATCCTGTGCAAGCTAATGGGTGAATGGAGATTAATGGATGAACTGTTTGTGTTACGTGCTATTTATTTGCTAGGATCAG GTGACATGTTGCAGCAGTTTCTGATAACAATTTTTGATAAGCTTGATAGAGGGAATTCCTGGGATGACGACTTTGAGTTGAATAATTTATTGCAG GAATCCATAAGAAACTCAGCTGACAAAATGCTCCTGACAGCACCAGATTCTTTGGTTGTTTCATTAGCAAAATATGACACACACAATGGTGAGGAAGGTATATCAACTTCCAAAAAAGGTCGTGCACTTGGTTTTGGCATTGATGCCCTTGACATGCTGAATTTTACATATAAG GTGTCTTGGCCTCTTGATCTAATTATTAATACAGAGGCACTGAAGAAGTATAATCAG GTAATGGGATTCTTACTGAAGGTCAAACGAGCAAAGTTCGTTTTGGATGAAACACGAAAGTGGATGTGGAAG GCCAGAGGCAGGACCGCGCACAATTTCAAACAACACCTAATAGTGGCACAGAAGCTCCTCCATTTTGTCGATGCATTTCATCAGTATGTCATGGACCGA GTTTATCATAGTGCATGGACTGAGCTTTGTGATGGCATGACGGCTGCTACCACACTGGATGAAGTCATGGAAGTTCACGAGGCATATCTCTCTTCTATTCAACGACAATGCTTTGTGGCCTCTGATAAGCTG TGGGCCCTCATTGCCAGTCGAGTTAAGACTATTCTTGGATTGGCACTGGACTTCCACAATGTAGAACAAACTCTCAGTACCGGTGGGACGGCTTCAGCTGTGAGGACACGATGCGAGATGGAAATCGACCGGATTGAGAAGCAATTTGATGAGTGTGTCATATTTCTCCTGAGG ATCCTATCTTTCAAGCTCAATGTGGGTCATTTCCCCCATCTTGCCGATCTAGTTACAAGGATCAATTACAATCACTATTTCATGTCTGATAGTGGGAGCTTCTCTGCTATTCCTGGGTCCCGGCCACGGTAG
- the LOC100382959 gene encoding uncharacterized protein isoform X3, whose product MRRVEIIPMMMRGGRLTGLTSQVLRCFSTEIFVSRLSFYTTEEEFKDIFSPFGTVEEARLMRDHQTGRMKGFGFVKYSSQAEAEKAVKAMDGKATPNLDDCLEKII is encoded by the exons AT GAGGAGAGTGGAGATCATCCCGATGATGATGCGAGGTGGAAGGCTCACGGGTTTGACCTCTCAGGTTCTGAGGTGCTTCAGCACGGAGATATTTGTCAGCA GATTATCATTCTATACGACAGAGGAAGAATTCAAAGATATTTTTTCACCATTTGGCACCGTAGAGGAAG CTCGACTTATGAGAGACCACCAAACTGGAAGGATGAAGGGATTTGGTTTTGTCAAATATTCATCGCAAGCAGAGGCAGAGAAAGCTGTCAAGGCAATGGATGGCAAG GCAACTCCCAACCTGGATGACTGCTTGGAGAAGATAATTTGA
- the LOC100193469 gene encoding uncharacterized protein isoform X1, producing MYCSLRSGAEHLSQVLHGAVPDGFWDSGAHMASSEVAVHILDHLFKKLNEVCLLEDGEGEPFHMLLVIFTGSLLPYLQCLDSWLYDGILDDPYEEMFFYANNAVTIDQPSFWEMSYMLRVRGSRVDSSTTLTESESIKKKGSSNKESTTAGACLKVNNQGCVYILCPTFLKDVARAIVSAGKSFQLVEHVQDVHQIQTHKSTHRSNLYQDTNCSGQQKFWPDMSNLRIHDGPPRNKDALEVSTSQFGNDSREMGLLTLSEIFLICISGLLENGDHVYEYLRTLHADNVPNNNAFMENESNLKETEGTCTGNIIEKTWVKLLKDATSGRKCNGMEETIHAVIDKAGFASGCPKDASSNVVEGVFTLSCYENPAITACREVLMRNPASWSELNISESFHLPPLNDGNMRRAIFADGHSAGTSTDYKFGFQFDDLEHVRQEDDRRTLEDLYAFPTLLPCAKENALLSEILPMQKDSTLASRVLKFIQNMSMKDPLQPVGIIQECLSKCIKRQVDLIGNQILCKLMGEWRLMDELFVLRAIYLLGSGDMLQQFLITIFDKLDRGNSWDDDFELNNLLQESIRNSADKMLLTAPDSLVVSLAKYDTHNGEEGISTSKKGRALGFGIDALDMLNFTYKVSWPLDLIINTEALKKYNQVMGFLLKVKRAKFVLDETRKWMWKARGRTAHNFKQHLIVAQKLLHFVDAFHQYVMDRVYHSAWTELCDGMTAATTLDEVMEVHEAYLSSIQRQCFVASDKLWALIASRVKTILGLALDFHNVEQTLSTGGTASAVRTRCEMEIDRIEKQFDECVIFLLRILSFKLNVGHFPHLADLVTRINYNHYFMSDSGSFSAIPGSRPR from the exons ATGTATTGCAGTTTACGTTCTGGAGCAGAACATTTGTCTCAAGTTTTGCATGGAGCTGTGCCAGATGGCTTTTGGGATTCTGGTGCACATATGGCATCTAGTGAAGTTGCAGTTCATATTCTTGACCATCTCTTCAAGAAGTTAAATGAAGTATGTCTTCTGGAAGATGGCGAG GGTGAACCATTTCATATGCTGCTAGTGATATTTACTGGAAGTTTATTACCTTATCTTCAATGTCTTGATTCCTGGCTATATGATGGTATCCTTGATGACCCTTATGAAGAG ATGTTCTTTTATGCAAATAATGCGGTTACAATAGATCAGCCGTCATTCTGGGAAATGAGCTATATGCTTAGAGTAAGAGGTTCAAGAGTTGACAGTTCAACAACTTTAACTGAGAGCGAATCTATCAAGAAAAAAGGATCAAGCAATAAGGAATCTACTACTGCAGGAGCTTGCTTGAAAGTGAACAATCAAGGTTGTGTGTATATATTATGCCCAACATTTTTGAAGGATGTTGCGAGGGCCATTGTATCTGCGGGAAAATCCTTTCAACTTGTCGAACATGTTCAAGACGTACATCAGATTCAAACTCACAAAAGTACACATCGGTCCAATTTGTATCAAGATACTAATTGCAGTGGTCAACAGAAATTTTGGCCAGATATGTCAAATTTAAGAATCCATGATGGTCCTCCAAGAAATAAAGATGCTCTTGAAGTATCCACAAGTCAGTTTGGGAATGATTCTCGTGAAATGGGACTCCTAACCTTGTCTGAGATCTTCTTGATATGCATATCTGGTCTGTTAGAAAATGGTGACCATGTATATGAGTACTTAAGAACACTGCATGCTGATAATGTTCCAAATAACAATGCTTTTATGGAAAATGAGAGCAACTTGAAAGAAACAGAGGGTACATGCACAGGGAACATCATTGAGAAGACTTGGGTAAAGCTCCTAAAGGATGCTACATCAGGAAGGAAATGTAATGGCATGGAGGAGACCATACATGCTGTTATAGATAAGGCAGGATTTGCCTCTGGTTGCCCCAAAGATGCATCTTCCAATGTCGTAGAAGGGGTTTTCACTTTATCTTGTTACGAAAACCCAGCTATCACTGCTTGCAGAGAAGTGCTAATGAGGAACCCAGCTTCTTGGAGTGAACTGAATATATCTGAAAGTTTTCATCTCCCTCCACTGAATGATGGGAACATGCGAAGAGCTATATTTGCTGATGGGCATTCTGCAGGAACTAGCACTGATTATAAGTTTGGTTTCCAGTTTGATGATCTGGAACATGTCCGCCAAGAAGATGACAGAAGGACCTTGGAGGACCTTTACGCATTTCCAACCCTTCTTCCTTGCGCAAAA GAAAATGCGCTGCTGTCAGAAATTTTACCTATGCAGAAAGATAGTACACTAGCATCGAGAGTTTTGAAGTTTATTCAGAATATGAGCATGAAAGATCCCCTTCAGCCAGTGGGTATCATCCAAGAATGCCTTTCCAAATGTATAAAGAGACAG GTCGATCTCATAGGCAATCAAATCCTGTGCAAGCTAATGGGTGAATGGAGATTAATGGATGAACTGTTTGTGTTACGTGCTATTTATTTGCTAGGATCAG GTGACATGTTGCAGCAGTTTCTGATAACAATTTTTGATAAGCTTGATAGAGGGAATTCCTGGGATGACGACTTTGAGTTGAATAATTTATTGCAG GAATCCATAAGAAACTCAGCTGACAAAATGCTCCTGACAGCACCAGATTCTTTGGTTGTTTCATTAGCAAAATATGACACACACAATGGTGAGGAAGGTATATCAACTTCCAAAAAAGGTCGTGCACTTGGTTTTGGCATTGATGCCCTTGACATGCTGAATTTTACATATAAG GTGTCTTGGCCTCTTGATCTAATTATTAATACAGAGGCACTGAAGAAGTATAATCAG GTAATGGGATTCTTACTGAAGGTCAAACGAGCAAAGTTCGTTTTGGATGAAACACGAAAGTGGATGTGGAAG GCCAGAGGCAGGACCGCGCACAATTTCAAACAACACCTAATAGTGGCACAGAAGCTCCTCCATTTTGTCGATGCATTTCATCAGTATGTCATGGACCGA GTTTATCATAGTGCATGGACTGAGCTTTGTGATGGCATGACGGCTGCTACCACACTGGATGAAGTCATGGAAGTTCACGAGGCATATCTCTCTTCTATTCAACGACAATGCTTTGTGGCCTCTGATAAGCTG TGGGCCCTCATTGCCAGTCGAGTTAAGACTATTCTTGGATTGGCACTGGACTTCCACAATGTAGAACAAACTCTCAGTACCGGTGGGACGGCTTCAGCTGTGAGGACACGATGCGAGATGGAAATCGACCGGATTGAGAAGCAATTTGATGAGTGTGTCATATTTCTCCTGAGG ATCCTATCTTTCAAGCTCAATGTGGGTCATTTCCCCCATCTTGCCGATCTAGTTACAAGGATCAATTACAATCACTATTTCATGTCTGATAGTGGGAGCTTCTCTGCTATTCCTGGGTCCCGGCCACGGTAG
- the LOC100382959 gene encoding uncharacterized protein isoform X6: MRRVEIIPMMMRGGRLTGLTSQVLRCFSTEIFVSRLSFYTTEEEFKDIFSPFGTVEEARLMRDHQTGRMKGFGFVKYSSQAEAEKAVKAMDGKERLEWNCI; this comes from the exons AT GAGGAGAGTGGAGATCATCCCGATGATGATGCGAGGTGGAAGGCTCACGGGTTTGACCTCTCAGGTTCTGAGGTGCTTCAGCACGGAGATATTTGTCAGCA GATTATCATTCTATACGACAGAGGAAGAATTCAAAGATATTTTTTCACCATTTGGCACCGTAGAGGAAG CTCGACTTATGAGAGACCACCAAACTGGAAGGATGAAGGGATTTGGTTTTGTCAAATATTCATCGCAAGCAGAGGCAGAGAAAGCTGTCAAGGCAATGGATGGCAAG GAGAGACTGGAATGGAATTGTATTTAG
- the LOC100382959 gene encoding uncharacterized protein isoform X1 codes for MRRVEIIPMMMRGGRLTGLTSQVLRCFSTEIFVSRLSFYTTEEEFKDIFSPFGTVEEARLMRDHQTGRMKGFGFVKYSSQAEAEKAVKAMDGKILRGRLIFVEMAKGHESK; via the exons AT GAGGAGAGTGGAGATCATCCCGATGATGATGCGAGGTGGAAGGCTCACGGGTTTGACCTCTCAGGTTCTGAGGTGCTTCAGCACGGAGATATTTGTCAGCA GATTATCATTCTATACGACAGAGGAAGAATTCAAAGATATTTTTTCACCATTTGGCACCGTAGAGGAAG CTCGACTTATGAGAGACCACCAAACTGGAAGGATGAAGGGATTTGGTTTTGTCAAATATTCATCGCAAGCAGAGGCAGAGAAAGCTGTCAAGGCAATGGATGGCAAG ATTCTACGTGGAAGATTGATCTTTGTGGAGATGGCAAAAGGACACGAAAGCAAGTAG
- the LOC100382959 gene encoding uncharacterized protein LOC100382959, with product MMMRGGRLTGLTSQVLRCFSTEIFVSRLSFYTTEEEFKDIFSPFGTVEEARLMRDHQTGRMKGFGFVKYSSQAEAEKAVKAMDGKILRGRLIFVEMAKGHESK from the exons ATGATGATGCGAGGTGGAAGGCTCACGGGTTTGACCTCTCAGGTTCTGAGGTGCTTCAGCACGGAGATATTTGTCAGCA GATTATCATTCTATACGACAGAGGAAGAATTCAAAGATATTTTTTCACCATTTGGCACCGTAGAGGAAG CTCGACTTATGAGAGACCACCAAACTGGAAGGATGAAGGGATTTGGTTTTGTCAAATATTCATCGCAAGCAGAGGCAGAGAAAGCTGTCAAGGCAATGGATGGCAAG ATTCTACGTGGAAGATTGATCTTTGTGGAGATGGCAAAAGGACACGAAAGCAAGTAG
- the LOC100382959 gene encoding uncharacterized protein isoform X7, giving the protein MMMRGGRLTGLTSQVLRCFSTEIFVSRLSFYTTEEEFKDIFSPFGTVEEARLMRDHQTGRMKGFGFVKYSSQAEAEKAVKAMDGKATPNLDDCLEKII; this is encoded by the exons ATGATGATGCGAGGTGGAAGGCTCACGGGTTTGACCTCTCAGGTTCTGAGGTGCTTCAGCACGGAGATATTTGTCAGCA GATTATCATTCTATACGACAGAGGAAGAATTCAAAGATATTTTTTCACCATTTGGCACCGTAGAGGAAG CTCGACTTATGAGAGACCACCAAACTGGAAGGATGAAGGGATTTGGTTTTGTCAAATATTCATCGCAAGCAGAGGCAGAGAAAGCTGTCAAGGCAATGGATGGCAAG GCAACTCCCAACCTGGATGACTGCTTGGAGAAGATAATTTGA